The Cupriavidus nantongensis genome has a segment encoding these proteins:
- a CDS encoding response regulator — MALRILLADDHPLVAAAVADRLHTQTGWEVCGSVTSAMALLNSIDSLRPDVVITDYHMPAQGERNSDGLRLLASLRRRYPSLAVIVLTMITNPLVLRSILDTQVHGLVLKDAPLTELVTVVYRIQRGFHYIGKSAMEVLSQADPGSLVGAGRAGAERLSRREMEVLRLYLTGRSVSEIAIQLCRSVKTISRQKNCAMQKLGVTNDRELFEFAALNGLLLSG; from the coding sequence ATGGCATTGAGGATCCTGCTTGCCGACGACCACCCGCTGGTCGCGGCGGCCGTCGCCGACCGATTGCATACCCAGACCGGCTGGGAAGTCTGCGGCAGCGTGACCAGCGCGATGGCGCTGCTCAACAGCATCGACAGCCTGCGCCCCGATGTCGTCATCACGGACTACCACATGCCCGCGCAAGGCGAACGCAACAGCGACGGACTGCGGCTGCTGGCAAGCCTGCGGCGGCGGTATCCGTCGCTGGCGGTGATCGTGCTGACCATGATCACCAACCCGCTGGTGCTGCGCTCGATCCTCGACACCCAGGTGCACGGACTGGTGCTGAAGGACGCCCCGCTGACCGAACTGGTCACGGTGGTGTACCGCATCCAGCGCGGTTTTCATTACATCGGCAAGTCGGCCATGGAAGTACTGTCGCAGGCTGACCCCGGCAGCCTGGTGGGCGCGGGCCGGGCTGGCGCGGAACGCCTGTCGCGGCGTGAAATGGAAGTCCTGCGGCTATACCTGACCGGGCGCTCGGTCAGCGAGATCGCAATCCAGCTGTGCCGCAGCGTCAAGACCATCAGCCGGCAGAAGAACTGCGCCATGCAGAAGCTCGGCGTCACCAACGACCGCGAGCTGTTCGAGTTTGCCGCGCTCAACGGGCTGCTGCTGAGCGGCTGA
- a CDS encoding pyridoxal-phosphate dependent enzyme, which yields MRASGNPPPTQPLINPAMQALRCITCHARYPLDDMPEGCPACAAAGQPSSLEAVYDAQALDFAPKSGSYTWGHWQPYLDGVSLGEGATPCIPVPALALLADVASVWIKNEGANPTGSHKDRMSAQAVSRALDTGAREVVLASSGNAAVSAAAYCAAAGLDCEVATYQALPAVFDAALRHYGARRVVCDNGHARWAHVRRRVRDDGAFALTNYSVPAVGSPVFGVEGYRAVALEWVAQGCRPDHVIVPTARGDLLWGIYSALRDLVALGHLPKLPRLWAVEPFPRLSRVLAGASQQADFAGTTLQFSTAGSTVTAQQVLAVRRSGGGAVVVDDAAARNGTRHLSAAGFWVELCAGAGLAAAQALRADGRIDRTEAVMLMLTARGDRDPGQA from the coding sequence ATGCGCGCCAGCGGCAATCCGCCTCCGACCCAACCGCTCATCAACCCGGCCATGCAGGCGCTGCGATGCATCACCTGCCACGCGCGCTATCCGCTCGACGACATGCCGGAAGGCTGCCCGGCCTGCGCCGCCGCCGGCCAGCCAAGCAGCCTTGAAGCGGTCTACGACGCCCAGGCACTGGATTTTGCACCGAAAAGCGGAAGTTATACATGGGGCCACTGGCAGCCCTACCTGGACGGCGTGTCCCTGGGGGAGGGCGCCACGCCCTGCATTCCGGTGCCGGCGCTGGCGTTGCTGGCCGACGTGGCGTCGGTCTGGATCAAGAACGAAGGCGCGAACCCGACCGGCTCGCACAAGGACCGCATGTCGGCGCAGGCCGTCAGCCGGGCCCTCGATACCGGCGCGCGCGAGGTGGTGCTGGCATCCAGCGGCAACGCCGCGGTTTCGGCGGCGGCCTATTGCGCCGCCGCGGGGCTGGACTGCGAAGTCGCGACCTACCAGGCGCTGCCCGCCGTGTTCGACGCGGCGTTACGCCATTACGGCGCACGGCGCGTCGTTTGCGATAACGGCCATGCGCGCTGGGCGCATGTGCGCCGGCGCGTCCGGGACGACGGCGCCTTCGCGCTGACCAACTACAGCGTGCCCGCGGTGGGCAGTCCGGTATTCGGCGTGGAAGGCTACCGGGCCGTTGCGCTGGAATGGGTGGCGCAAGGGTGCCGGCCCGACCATGTGATCGTGCCGACCGCGCGCGGCGACCTGCTGTGGGGCATCTACAGCGCACTGCGGGACCTGGTTGCGCTGGGGCACCTGCCGAAGCTGCCGCGCCTGTGGGCGGTCGAGCCGTTTCCACGGCTGTCGCGGGTGCTGGCGGGCGCGTCGCAGCAGGCCGACTTCGCCGGCACGACGCTTCAGTTCTCCACCGCCGGCTCCACCGTGACCGCCCAGCAGGTCCTTGCCGTCAGGCGCTCGGGCGGCGGTGCGGTGGTGGTCGACGACGCGGCGGCACGCAACGGCACCCGCCATCTTTCAGCCGCGGGATTCTGGGTCGAACTGTGCGCCGGCGCGGGCCTTGCCGCGGCACAGGCGCTACGCGCCGACGGGCGCATCGACCGGACCGAAGCCGTGATGCTGATGCTGACCGCGCGCGGCGACCGCGATCCGGGCCAGGCATAA
- a CDS encoding tripartite tricarboxylate transporter substrate binding protein, producing MKLRYLLTAITCCLAAHMPAALAAYPEKSIRLIVPWAAGGSTDALARAVAQRMSESMGQPVVVDNRAGASGRIGADTLAKSAPDGYTLGVIELAHTVAPSVFRQMPYDVLRDFTPVSLLGEAPLVLFADSTQYRAGEIQRFLADSRKAGTPLQLATSGNGSISHLAAKMLESQAGIPVDPVPYRGSAPALTDVSAQLVKGHFATLASGSSLLGGNKISALMVTGPARAAALPGVPTAAEARLPGMQVSQWWALVAPARTPTAVVNRLADEVRAALASPQTKARLDSQGIDLKASTPAQLGDRLRAEVERWGSLVKQSGIQPE from the coding sequence ATGAAGCTGCGTTACCTGCTGACTGCCATCACCTGCTGCCTCGCGGCGCATATGCCGGCGGCGCTGGCGGCCTATCCGGAAAAGTCGATCCGCCTGATCGTGCCCTGGGCCGCCGGCGGCAGTACCGATGCGCTGGCGCGTGCGGTGGCGCAGCGCATGAGCGAATCGATGGGCCAGCCGGTGGTAGTCGACAACCGCGCCGGCGCCTCCGGCCGCATCGGCGCCGACACGCTGGCCAAGTCCGCGCCGGACGGCTACACGCTGGGCGTGATCGAACTGGCGCACACCGTTGCGCCGTCGGTATTCCGCCAGATGCCCTACGACGTGTTGCGCGACTTCACGCCGGTCTCGCTGCTGGGCGAGGCGCCGCTGGTGCTGTTCGCGGACAGCACGCAGTACCGCGCCGGAGAGATCCAGCGCTTCCTGGCGGATTCGCGCAAGGCGGGAACGCCGCTGCAGCTTGCCACCAGCGGCAACGGCTCGATCAGCCACCTGGCCGCCAAGATGCTGGAAAGCCAGGCCGGCATCCCGGTCGACCCGGTGCCGTACCGGGGCTCGGCGCCGGCGCTGACCGATGTCTCCGCACAACTGGTCAAGGGGCATTTCGCCACGCTGGCAAGCGGCAGCAGCCTGCTTGGCGGCAACAAGATCTCGGCGCTGATGGTGACCGGCCCGGCGCGCGCGGCCGCGCTGCCCGGCGTGCCGACTGCCGCCGAGGCCAGGTTGCCCGGCATGCAGGTCAGCCAGTGGTGGGCCCTGGTCGCGCCGGCGCGGACACCGACGGCGGTGGTGAACCGGCTTGCCGACGAAGTCCGCGCGGCGCTGGCGAGCCCGCAGACCAAGGCGCGGCTGGACAGCCAGGGCATCGACCTGAAGGCGTCGACGCCCGCCCAACTCGGTGACCGGCTGCGCGCGGAGGTAGAGCGCTGGGGGAGTCTAGTGAAGCAATCCGGAATCCAGCCAGAATAG
- a CDS encoding MarR family winged helix-turn-helix transcriptional regulator, whose translation MELERQSVAVLQQFGRTYRAYAGAFEQRMGLPLPRWRILHALHHQEGAIGQKALADLVVMDPGALTRQLKAMQELGWVERTTSERDNRVTHVTLSPAGREVVARAMPLRSAFLEDVLSEVSPTTMRELSRGLARLEAGIAHAQARAAEQADAA comes from the coding sequence ATGGAACTGGAGCGACAGAGCGTGGCCGTATTGCAGCAGTTCGGCCGAACCTACCGCGCCTATGCGGGGGCGTTCGAGCAGCGCATGGGACTGCCCTTGCCGCGCTGGCGCATCCTGCATGCGCTGCATCACCAGGAGGGCGCCATCGGCCAGAAGGCGCTGGCCGACCTCGTCGTCATGGACCCCGGTGCGCTGACGCGCCAGCTCAAGGCGATGCAGGAACTTGGCTGGGTCGAGCGCACCACGTCCGAGCGCGACAACCGCGTGACCCATGTCACGCTGTCGCCGGCCGGACGCGAGGTAGTGGCACGCGCCATGCCGCTGCGCTCCGCCTTTCTCGAGGACGTGCTGTCCGAGGTCTCGCCCACCACCATGCGCGAACTGTCGCGCGGCCTGGCGCGCCTGGAGGCGGGAATCGCCCACGCACAGGCCCGCGCGGCGGAGCAGGCCGACGCGGCCTGA
- a CDS encoding LysR family transcriptional regulator codes for METAADDSGISARQVEVFRMVMRLGSARRAAEALHISQPAVTQIVLQLEKAARLRLFDRSKGRMVPTPEAASLMDEVERVYVGLDAVQRRIDQLRAHEDTVLRVGVLHAMASSVMPAAVADFIHSYPRVRCQLEVDSSRGLRERLLQRELDIAFMGDEADTSGLTASEFYAVHAVCVAPATHPFAARTKIGIEDLADVPLIGLDAADPAQRRLQACFAELGIAPRFVTTTPYSHTQCSLALAGAGLAITNPLVARTYVALGLRSVPLTAPVRFRAILAFHPGLGQSTAAQQFVSLCRQRLAGLL; via the coding sequence ATGGAGACAGCCGCCGACGATTCAGGTATCAGCGCCCGCCAGGTCGAAGTGTTCCGCATGGTCATGCGCCTGGGCTCGGCGCGCCGTGCCGCCGAAGCGCTGCATATCAGCCAGCCCGCCGTGACCCAGATCGTGCTGCAGCTGGAAAAGGCGGCGCGGCTGAGGCTGTTCGACCGCAGCAAGGGGCGCATGGTGCCGACGCCCGAGGCGGCGTCCCTGATGGATGAAGTCGAACGGGTCTATGTCGGCCTCGACGCCGTGCAGCGCCGGATCGATCAACTGCGCGCGCATGAGGATACGGTGCTGCGCGTGGGGGTGTTGCACGCCATGGCATCCAGCGTAATGCCGGCGGCGGTGGCGGACTTCATCCACAGCTATCCACGCGTGCGTTGCCAGCTGGAGGTCGACAGCTCGCGCGGCCTGCGCGAGCGCTTGCTGCAACGCGAACTCGATATCGCCTTCATGGGCGATGAAGCGGACACCAGCGGACTGACCGCTTCCGAGTTCTACGCCGTGCACGCCGTCTGCGTCGCGCCGGCAACGCATCCGTTCGCGGCGCGCACGAAGATCGGCATCGAGGACCTCGCCGACGTACCGCTGATCGGGCTAGACGCCGCCGACCCCGCCCAACGCCGGCTGCAGGCGTGCTTTGCCGAACTCGGCATCGCGCCGCGCTTCGTGACAACGACCCCGTACAGCCATACGCAATGCTCGCTGGCGCTGGCCGGTGCCGGCCTGGCGATCACCAATCCGCTGGTCGCCCGTACCTATGTGGCGCTCGGCCTGCGTAGCGTACCGCTGACCGCTCCGGTTCGGTTCCGCGCCATCCTGGCCTTCCATCCGGGCCTGGGACAATCGACCGCGGCACAGCAGTTCGTCAGCCTGTGTCGCCAGCGCCTGGCCGGTCTGCTGTAA
- a CDS encoding DUF2182 domain-containing protein yields the protein MISLEYVLVRERAITSLAIVAIVALSWGYLWTGAGTGMSALDMTAVTLFPHRLAGGMGGMDTPLSTVILMWWVMMIAMMTPSAAPVVLLYRRVLRHHDASVGGSAAASMLLLAGYLTAWLAFAIGAASLQLALQPTGLISAMMLWSKSALLSATVLLAAGVYQFLPLKRACLAQCRAPAAFLVAHWRPGAAGSFVLGLRHGAYCVGCCWVLMALLFVGGIMNVVWIAALSLVVFVEKVLPGGERAGRVLGVVLIVWAGATLLV from the coding sequence ATGATCAGTCTTGAATACGTCCTCGTACGCGAGCGCGCCATCACGTCGCTCGCCATCGTTGCCATTGTCGCGTTGTCGTGGGGTTATCTGTGGACGGGGGCGGGCACCGGCATGTCTGCGCTCGACATGACGGCAGTCACGCTTTTCCCGCATCGGCTGGCGGGTGGCATGGGTGGCATGGATACGCCGTTGTCCACCGTCATCCTGATGTGGTGGGTGATGATGATCGCGATGATGACGCCCAGCGCGGCGCCGGTCGTCTTGCTGTATCGGCGGGTATTGCGGCATCACGATGCTTCCGTGGGCGGGTCTGCTGCCGCGTCGATGCTTCTGCTGGCCGGTTACCTCACCGCATGGCTCGCGTTCGCCATCGGCGCGGCATCGCTGCAGCTGGCGCTGCAACCGACCGGCCTCATTTCAGCAATGATGCTGTGGTCGAAGAGCGCTCTGCTTTCCGCAACCGTGCTGCTCGCGGCGGGCGTCTACCAGTTTTTGCCGCTCAAGCGAGCCTGCCTGGCGCAGTGCCGCGCGCCGGCAGCGTTCCTCGTGGCGCACTGGCGTCCCGGCGCTGCCGGCAGCTTCGTGCTCGGACTGCGCCACGGCGCTTACTGCGTCGGCTGCTGCTGGGTGCTGATGGCGCTGCTGTTCGTCGGCGGCATCATGAACGTCGTGTGGATCGCCGCGTTGTCCCTGGTGGTCTTTGTTGAAAAAGTCCTGCCTGGCGGCGAGCGCGCGGGCCGTGTGCTGGGTGTCGTGCTGATCGTCTGGGCGGGCGCCACCTTGTTGGTGTAG
- a CDS encoding MDR family MFS transporter: MTSEPHSPQPAGQVLPFRESLLAMLGVAFVVMLVALDQTVVGTALPTVVAELQGFEYYAWVATAYLLTSVITVPVFGRLGDYYGRKPFVLASIVVFSVASALCGMAPNMPFLVAARALQGIGGGMLVGTAFACIADLFPDSHVRLRWQVMLSAAFGIANAVGPSLGGLLTEWYGWRAVFYVNLPVGVLGLWFAWRYLPHLRQQAHRGPIRVDWLGALLIAAGLGSLQMSVELLPARGLDAYTAGLLVLAAVALVALWQWERRCANPILPVEMFRDPGLAPLFRLSVFAGFTMFALLLYAPLLFQGGFGYSPKEAGVLITPLVVCITIGSILNGRIVTRIRRPNTMLYAGFGMLALSCLGLSQATRGMPHGVLMVIMLIGGLGLGFIMPNLTVFAQQTAGREHLGIATAMLQSLRMVGGMVGTAIVGTLVTRSYTGGVEQALSGANATQWVSRMADPQVLIDKASQLALLGQLEQAGHNGALLLEQARVSLVGSIHLGLVVAGAAAALGVWCARQVPSIKLTRSPAPAMAAE, translated from the coding sequence ATGACCTCCGAACCACATAGTCCCCAGCCCGCCGGCCAGGTGCTGCCGTTTCGCGAATCGTTGCTGGCCATGCTGGGGGTGGCGTTCGTGGTGATGCTGGTGGCGCTGGACCAGACGGTGGTCGGCACGGCGCTGCCCACGGTGGTGGCGGAGCTGCAGGGGTTCGAATACTACGCGTGGGTGGCCACGGCCTACCTGCTCACCTCGGTGATCACCGTGCCGGTGTTCGGCCGGCTGGGTGACTACTACGGACGCAAGCCGTTCGTGCTGGCGTCGATCGTGGTGTTCTCGGTGGCCTCGGCCCTGTGCGGCATGGCGCCGAACATGCCGTTCCTGGTGGCGGCGCGCGCGCTGCAGGGCATCGGCGGCGGCATGCTGGTCGGTACGGCGTTTGCCTGCATCGCCGACCTGTTTCCGGATTCGCACGTGCGGCTGCGCTGGCAGGTGATGCTGAGCGCGGCGTTCGGCATTGCCAATGCGGTCGGACCGTCGCTCGGCGGCCTGCTGACGGAGTGGTATGGCTGGCGCGCGGTGTTCTACGTCAACCTGCCGGTGGGCGTGCTCGGGCTGTGGTTTGCGTGGCGCTACCTGCCGCACCTGCGCCAGCAGGCGCATCGCGGGCCGATCCGCGTGGACTGGCTGGGGGCGCTGCTGATCGCGGCGGGGCTTGGCAGTCTGCAGATGAGCGTGGAATTGTTGCCGGCGCGCGGCCTCGACGCCTATACCGCGGGCCTGCTCGTGCTGGCGGCGGTGGCGCTGGTGGCACTGTGGCAGTGGGAGCGGCGCTGCGCCAATCCGATCCTGCCCGTCGAGATGTTCCGCGATCCGGGGCTGGCGCCGCTGTTCAGGCTCTCGGTGTTCGCCGGTTTCACCATGTTTGCGCTGCTGCTGTATGCGCCGCTGCTGTTCCAGGGCGGCTTCGGCTACTCGCCGAAGGAGGCCGGGGTATTGATCACGCCGCTGGTGGTCTGCATCACCATCGGCAGCATCCTGAACGGCCGCATCGTGACGCGCATCCGCCGGCCGAACACCATGCTCTATGCCGGCTTCGGCATGCTGGCGCTGTCATGCCTGGGGCTGTCGCAGGCCACGCGCGGCATGCCGCATGGCGTGCTGATGGTCATCATGCTGATCGGCGGCCTGGGTCTTGGCTTTATCATGCCGAACCTGACGGTGTTCGCGCAGCAGACCGCGGGGCGCGAGCACCTTGGCATCGCCACGGCCATGCTGCAGTCGCTGCGCATGGTGGGCGGCATGGTCGGCACCGCGATCGTGGGCACGCTGGTGACGCGCAGCTATACCGGCGGCGTTGAACAGGCGCTGTCCGGCGCCAATGCGACCCAGTGGGTGTCGCGCATGGCGGACCCGCAGGTGCTGATCGACAAGGCGTCGCAGCTGGCGCTGCTCGGCCAGCTGGAGCAGGCCGGGCACAATGGCGCATTGCTGCTGGAGCAGGCGCGCGTGTCGCTGGTGGGGTCTATCCATCTCGGCCTGGTGGTGGCGGGCGCGGCGGCCGCGCTGGGCGTGTGGTGCGCGCGCCAGGTGCCGTCGATCAAGCTGACCCGCAGCCCCGCGCCGGCGATGGCGGCGGAGTGA
- a CDS encoding hybrid sensor histidine kinase/response regulator, translating into MKRLMPADSSAALPLSIRQIRYLVYLFSACVVGLTVLSWGVLLHYRLREAIDRQGMVLRAQSEDLQSTLHRAEALTVRAQGSLTRLSDIGLADDVAAVRDTQWTDRLQRRGDRPYIALLVPPASAGVPRKRLKELAEVMTFTFRLNNLQYREVQNAYLIDLQADQLYVIPRRLDPARMLLQRDDARQAFLRDTLQRLRSEALLARLLAHPGQAVMLPPAQDWISGIRTVTFATLVQDGGEPAAVLAMEFPLSPMLPDGQAVDGDFMLVTDAGMVLGPGGMPAGPLAAPVAAALAADGARPGTVRSSLVRHGLLQHDVVLEYPLDAWGWRTVAVVELGRVWGQFRDNTLWMLGLTSSVSLLIFAWIWLVDRRIMRPAQRQSQRLQESDALGRFVIEVAGVGLMIVERSTRQVLRSNAAAQSLIDQATPAGLAQLQDACEARLASSGANAEGPPQVLPCFDVDMACRNGETRYLEVRLVQITYEVRAALLCALNDVTEARRGEARLREAIRAADAANRAKSAFLATMSHEIRTPLNGMLGSIELLSLTRLEPRQRDQLAVMQHASQSLIDIINDVLDFSKIEAGQMSLQPRPCRLDEVVEEVTRGFAAEAARKHLRLLCINDPSLSEPVMADVVKLEQILNNLVSNAVKFTEQGKVIVTARRLRSAQGGGAEGVEIRVVDTGIGIAAHDQRRLFEPFVQAEQPDTRHYGGTGLGLSICRRLVELMRGEIRVVSEPGLGSCFIVSLPLASAGIPAPAEPWPQAALRGLTVGLNVTLQELYQGVEQLLRYYGARAVRFDPGAPPVTPVDVLVCDEEALSQCPDADVVISALAPIAPDLTQTPVVASPYAWQGLVAAIAAAAGAEVEAVPACAPARAEAPAAQLALLLVEDHPINQVVMREQLESLGQSVDLAGDGPEALSLASGRHYDLILTDLQMPGMDGFTLARRLREAGHGMPIVAITASVGPDVAERCRHAGIDRCLTKPVGLATLRELLEDFSGTRVTARTVPDLHAGGAVLHADALRSDQRALAEALRAGDAETFAQRLHGLAGALSVMGHPVQSQACRWLEQTVRRAGLGAVGADWQAIDAELEQLAERLEAQCGSHAA; encoded by the coding sequence ATGAAAAGGCTGATGCCGGCCGACAGCAGCGCCGCATTGCCGTTGAGCATTCGCCAGATCCGCTATCTGGTTTATCTGTTCTCGGCCTGCGTGGTGGGGCTGACCGTATTGTCCTGGGGCGTGCTGCTCCATTACCGCCTGCGCGAGGCGATCGACCGGCAAGGCATGGTGCTGCGCGCACAATCCGAAGACCTGCAGTCGACGCTGCACCGGGCCGAAGCGCTGACCGTGCGCGCGCAGGGATCGCTGACGCGGCTGTCCGATATCGGCCTGGCCGACGATGTCGCGGCGGTCCGCGACACGCAGTGGACCGACCGCCTGCAGCGCCGCGGCGACCGGCCCTACATCGCGTTGCTGGTGCCACCCGCGAGCGCCGGCGTGCCGCGCAAACGGCTGAAGGAACTGGCCGAGGTGATGACGTTCACCTTCCGCCTCAACAACCTGCAATACCGCGAGGTGCAGAACGCCTACCTGATCGACCTGCAGGCCGACCAGCTGTACGTCATCCCGCGCCGGCTCGATCCGGCGCGCATGCTGTTGCAGCGCGACGACGCGCGCCAGGCCTTCCTGCGCGACACCCTGCAGCGGCTGCGCAGCGAGGCGCTGCTGGCGCGCCTGCTTGCCCATCCGGGCCAGGCGGTGATGCTGCCGCCGGCGCAGGACTGGATCAGCGGCATCCGCACGGTGACCTTTGCCACGCTGGTGCAGGACGGTGGCGAGCCGGCCGCGGTGCTCGCCATGGAGTTCCCGCTGTCACCGATGCTGCCCGACGGCCAGGCCGTGGATGGCGACTTCATGCTGGTGACCGATGCCGGCATGGTGCTGGGCCCCGGCGGCATGCCGGCCGGCCCGCTGGCGGCGCCCGTGGCCGCGGCGCTTGCGGCGGACGGCGCACGGCCGGGTACGGTGCGATCGTCGCTGGTGCGGCACGGGCTGCTGCAGCATGACGTGGTGCTGGAGTATCCGCTCGACGCCTGGGGCTGGCGCACCGTGGCCGTGGTCGAGCTCGGCCGCGTGTGGGGGCAGTTCCGGGACAACACCTTGTGGATGCTGGGGCTGACCAGCTCGGTGTCGTTGCTGATCTTCGCGTGGATCTGGCTGGTCGACCGGCGCATCATGCGCCCGGCGCAGCGCCAGTCCCAGCGCCTGCAGGAGAGCGATGCGCTGGGCCGCTTCGTGATCGAGGTGGCGGGGGTGGGGCTGATGATCGTCGAGCGCAGCACGCGCCAGGTACTGCGGTCCAATGCCGCGGCGCAGTCGCTGATCGACCAGGCTACGCCCGCCGGGCTGGCGCAGCTGCAGGACGCGTGCGAGGCCCGCCTGGCCAGCAGCGGTGCCAACGCCGAAGGACCGCCGCAGGTGCTGCCTTGCTTCGATGTCGACATGGCCTGCCGCAACGGCGAGACGCGCTACCTGGAAGTGCGCCTGGTGCAGATCACCTACGAAGTGCGCGCGGCACTGCTGTGCGCGCTCAACGACGTCACCGAGGCACGCCGCGGCGAAGCACGCCTGCGCGAGGCGATCCGCGCGGCCGACGCCGCCAACCGGGCCAAGTCCGCGTTCCTGGCCACCATGAGCCATGAAATCCGCACGCCGCTGAACGGCATGCTGGGCAGCATCGAACTGCTGAGCCTGACCCGGCTCGAGCCGCGCCAGCGCGACCAGCTGGCCGTGATGCAGCACGCCTCGCAATCGCTGATCGACATCATCAACGACGTGCTCGACTTCAGCAAGATCGAGGCCGGGCAGATGTCGCTGCAGCCGCGGCCGTGCCGGCTCGACGAGGTGGTCGAGGAAGTGACGCGGGGCTTTGCCGCCGAAGCCGCGCGCAAGCACCTGCGCCTGCTGTGCATCAACGATCCGTCGCTGTCCGAGCCGGTGATGGCCGACGTGGTCAAGCTGGAGCAGATCCTGAACAACCTGGTCAGCAACGCGGTCAAGTTCACCGAGCAGGGCAAGGTGATCGTCACGGCCAGGCGCCTGCGCTCTGCCCAGGGCGGCGGCGCCGAAGGCGTCGAGATCCGCGTGGTCGATACCGGCATCGGCATTGCGGCGCACGACCAGCGCCGCCTGTTCGAGCCGTTCGTGCAGGCCGAGCAGCCCGATACGCGCCACTATGGCGGCACCGGGCTGGGCTTGTCGATCTGCAGGCGGCTGGTCGAGCTGATGCGCGGCGAGATCCGCGTGGTCAGCGAGCCGGGCCTGGGCAGCTGCTTTATCGTGAGCCTGCCGCTGGCCAGCGCCGGCATCCCAGCGCCCGCGGAGCCCTGGCCGCAGGCCGCGTTGCGCGGGCTGACCGTCGGCCTGAACGTCACCTTGCAGGAGCTCTACCAGGGCGTCGAGCAGCTGCTGCGGTACTACGGCGCACGCGCGGTCAGGTTCGATCCCGGCGCGCCCCCGGTGACGCCGGTCGACGTGCTGGTCTGCGACGAAGAAGCATTGTCCCAATGCCCGGATGCCGATGTCGTGATTTCCGCGCTGGCGCCGATCGCACCGGACCTGACCCAGACCCCCGTGGTGGCCTCGCCTTACGCCTGGCAAGGCCTGGTCGCGGCCATCGCGGCCGCCGCGGGCGCGGAGGTTGAGGCGGTGCCCGCCTGCGCGCCGGCACGTGCCGAGGCGCCCGCTGCGCAGCTGGCCTTGCTGCTGGTGGAGGACCATCCCATCAACCAGGTGGTCATGCGCGAGCAGCTGGAAAGCCTGGGGCAATCGGTCGACCTGGCCGGCGACGGTCCCGAGGCGCTGTCGCTGGCGTCGGGCCGGCACTACGACCTGATCCTGACCGACCTGCAGATGCCCGGCATGGATGGCTTCACCTTGGCGCGGCGCCTGCGCGAGGCGGGACATGGCATGCCCATCGTCGCCATTACGGCCAGCGTGGGGCCCGATGTGGCCGAGCGCTGCCGGCACGCCGGCATCGATCGCTGCCTGACCAAGCCGGTCGGCCTGGCCACGCTGCGCGAGCTGCTCGAAGACTTCTCCGGCACCCGCGTGACCGCACGCACGGTGCCCGACCTGCACGCCGGCGGCGCCGTGCTGCATGCCGATGCGCTGCGCAGCGACCAGCGCGCGCTGGCCGAGGCGCTGCGCGCCGGCGATGCCGAAACCTTCGCCCAGCGCCTGCACGGGCTCGCCGGCGCGCTGTCGGTGATGGGCCATCCGGTGCAAAGCCAGGCCTGCCGCTGGCTGGAACAGACCGTGCGGCGCGCCGGGCTGGGCGCAGTCGGCGCCGACTGGCAAGCCATCGATGCCGAACTCGAGCAACTGGCGGAGCGGCTGGAGGCGCAGTGCGGCAGCCATGCCGCCTGA
- a CDS encoding DUF1326 domain-containing protein: MTPWEIQGTELINCNCSYGCPCQFNALPTRGFCEAMGAISIHDGYYGDVRLDGLNIAVVFQWPGPIHEGRGKCQPIVDERATPDQREAVLKIMTGQDTEPFATMFAVFASTLEQAFDPIFTKIDFDVDVDARRGRIHVEGVFDTVGEPIRNPVTGAEHRARIELPHGFEYELAEIGSGTSRSQGNIAVDLNGTYAQFARLHMNNKGLIRHRTTA; the protein is encoded by the coding sequence ATGACCCCCTGGGAAATCCAAGGCACCGAGCTGATCAACTGCAATTGCTCCTACGGTTGCCCCTGCCAATTCAACGCACTGCCAACCAGGGGCTTCTGCGAAGCCATGGGCGCGATCTCGATCCACGATGGCTACTACGGCGACGTGCGGCTCGACGGCCTCAACATCGCGGTGGTGTTCCAGTGGCCCGGCCCGATCCACGAAGGGAGGGGCAAGTGCCAGCCGATCGTCGATGAACGGGCTACCCCGGACCAGCGCGAAGCCGTGCTGAAGATCATGACAGGGCAGGACACCGAGCCGTTCGCGACCATGTTCGCGGTATTCGCGTCGACGCTCGAGCAAGCCTTCGATCCGATCTTCACGAAGATCGATTTCGACGTCGATGTCGATGCCCGCCGCGGCCGGATCCATGTCGAAGGCGTGTTCGACACCGTCGGCGAACCGATCCGCAACCCGGTGACGGGCGCCGAACATCGTGCCCGGATCGAGCTACCGCACGGCTTCGAGTACGAGCTTGCCGAGATCGGCTCGGGCACCAGCCGCTCGCAAGGCAATATCGCAGTGGACCTAAACGGCACCTACGCGCAATTCGCACGATTGCACATGAATAACAAGGGACTGATCCGGCATCGCACTACGGCATGA